A region of Sphingomonas crusticola DNA encodes the following proteins:
- a CDS encoding citrate synthase, whose product MADSTISIGGKDFDYPVLSGTTGPDVIDIRKLYGQTGAFTYDPGFTSTASCESGLTYIDGDAGVLLHRGYPIDQLAEQSSFLEVAYLLIHGELPSQDELTTFTTTITRHTMVHEQLAKFFSGFRRDGHPMAIMCGVVGALSAFYPDSTNITDPKQRMISMHRLIAKMPTIAAMAYKYSIGQPFVYPRNDLSYTANFLRMTFSVPAEHYEPDPVIVDAMDKIFILHADHEQNASTSTVRLAGSSGANPFACIAAGIACLWGPAHGGANEAALNMLREIATPDRIPEYIARAKNKDDPFRLMGFGHRVYKNFDPRAKVMQKTAADVLEKLGVTDPIFDVARELEQIALKDEYFISKKLYPNVDFYSGVILSAIGFPTTMFTVLFALARTVGWVAQWNEMISDPEQKIGRPRQLYTGPTQRDYVEAGKR is encoded by the coding sequence ATGGCCGACAGCACGATCAGCATCGGTGGCAAGGATTTCGACTATCCGGTTCTTTCGGGCACGACCGGCCCCGACGTCATCGATATTCGCAAGCTGTACGGCCAGACCGGCGCCTTCACCTACGACCCCGGTTTCACCTCCACCGCGAGTTGCGAAAGCGGGCTGACCTATATCGACGGCGATGCCGGCGTCCTTCTTCACCGCGGCTATCCGATCGATCAGCTCGCCGAGCAGTCGAGCTTTCTCGAGGTGGCCTATCTCCTGATCCATGGCGAGTTGCCGAGCCAGGACGAGCTCACGACTTTCACCACCACCATTACGCGCCACACGATGGTGCATGAGCAGCTGGCCAAATTCTTCTCGGGTTTTCGCCGCGATGGCCATCCGATGGCGATCATGTGCGGCGTCGTCGGCGCGCTCTCAGCCTTCTACCCGGATTCGACCAACATCACCGATCCGAAGCAGCGCATGATCTCCATGCACCGCCTGATCGCCAAGATGCCGACGATCGCGGCGATGGCTTACAAATATTCCATTGGTCAACCATTCGTCTATCCGCGCAACGATCTGTCCTACACGGCCAATTTCCTGCGGATGACCTTCTCGGTGCCGGCGGAGCATTACGAGCCTGATCCGGTGATCGTGGATGCGATGGACAAGATCTTCATCCTCCACGCCGATCATGAGCAGAATGCATCGACCTCGACCGTGCGTCTCGCCGGCTCGTCGGGCGCCAATCCGTTCGCCTGTATCGCCGCGGGTATCGCCTGCCTGTGGGGCCCGGCGCATGGCGGCGCCAACGAGGCTGCGCTTAACATGCTGCGTGAGATCGCTACCCCCGACCGCATTCCGGAATATATCGCGCGCGCCAAGAACAAGGACGATCCGTTCCGGCTGATGGGCTTCGGCCACCGCGTCTACAAGAATTTCGATCCGCGCGCGAAGGTGATGCAGAAGACCGCCGCGGACGTGCTGGAGAAGCTCGGCGTCACCGATCCGATCTTCGACGTCGCCCGCGAGCTGGAGCAGATCGCGCTCAAGGATGAATATTTCATCTCCAAGAAGCTCTACCCGAACGTCGATTTCTATTCGGGCGTAATCCTGTCGGCGATCGGCTTCCCGACGACGATGTTCACCGTGCTGTTCGCACTTGCCCGCACCGTCGGCTGGGTCGCGCAATGGAACGAGATGATTTCGGATCCCGAGCAGAAGATCGGCCGCCCGCGCCAGCTCTACACCGGCCCGACGCAGCGCGATTACGTCGAAGCCGGCAAGCGGTAA
- the gltX gene encoding glutamate--tRNA ligase: MAGTAWETGALGASTAAGGEVVTRFAPSPTGFLHIGGARTALFNYLYARHMGGRFLLRIEDTDRARSTQPAIEAILDGMTWLGLDWDGEVVYQFERAQRHAEVAQALLDKGAAYRCYATAEELEAMRAEQRAAKLPMRYDGRWRDCAPGLEQEGKPFVVRLRAEREGETIIDDRVQGPVTVQNAELDDMVLLRSDGTPTYMLAVVVDDHDMGVTHVIRGDDHLNNAFRQMGIIHAMGWQEPVYAHIPLIHGADGAKLSKRHGALGVDAYRDEMGMLPEAVNNYLLRMGWGHGDDEFISREQAIEWFDLDAVGRAPARFDLKKLENLNGHYLREADDARLAALVAPKIQENIGPDGPDLLRRAMPFLKVRAKSINEIADSASFLFRTRPLDVDEGAAKLLEDGARQLLARTRDALAAVGDWSAPALEAAIREVAEEAQIGLGKVAQPLRAALTGRTTSPGIFDVLALLGREESLARLSDQVDPAAGH; encoded by the coding sequence ATGGCCGGCACAGCTTGGGAGACAGGCGCTTTGGGCGCAAGCACCGCTGCGGGCGGCGAGGTCGTGACACGGTTCGCGCCCTCCCCAACCGGCTTTCTGCACATTGGGGGGGCGCGTACCGCCCTGTTCAACTACCTATATGCCAGGCATATGGGCGGGCGGTTCCTGCTGCGGATCGAGGATACCGATCGCGCGCGTTCGACTCAGCCAGCCATCGAAGCGATCCTCGATGGGATGACTTGGCTCGGTCTCGATTGGGATGGCGAGGTCGTTTATCAGTTCGAACGCGCCCAGCGCCATGCCGAGGTCGCGCAGGCCCTGCTCGACAAGGGTGCCGCCTACCGCTGCTACGCGACTGCCGAAGAACTCGAGGCGATGCGCGCCGAGCAGCGCGCCGCCAAGCTGCCAATGCGCTATGACGGGCGCTGGCGCGATTGCGCGCCCGGTCTCGAGCAAGAGGGAAAGCCGTTCGTCGTCCGCCTGCGTGCCGAACGCGAGGGCGAGACTATCATCGATGATCGCGTTCAAGGGCCGGTGACAGTCCAGAATGCTGAATTGGACGATATGGTGCTGCTGCGTTCGGATGGGACGCCCACGTACATGCTCGCGGTTGTGGTCGACGATCACGACATGGGCGTCACGCACGTCATTCGTGGCGACGATCACCTCAACAATGCCTTTCGCCAGATGGGCATCATCCACGCCATGGGCTGGCAGGAGCCGGTCTACGCCCATATCCCGCTGATCCATGGCGCGGATGGCGCGAAGCTGTCCAAGCGGCACGGCGCTCTCGGTGTCGACGCTTATCGGGACGAGATGGGTATGCTGCCCGAGGCGGTGAACAATTATCTGCTGCGTATGGGCTGGGGCCATGGTGACGACGAATTCATCAGCCGCGAGCAGGCAATCGAATGGTTCGATCTGGACGCGGTCGGGCGCGCACCCGCGCGCTTCGATTTGAAGAAGCTCGAGAATCTCAACGGCCATTATCTGCGCGAGGCGGACGATGCCCGCCTCGCCGCTTTGGTGGCGCCAAAAATCCAGGAAAATATAGGTCCGGACGGGCCAGATTTGCTGCGCCGCGCCATGCCGTTTTTGAAGGTGCGCGCCAAATCTATCAATGAGATAGCGGATAGTGCCAGCTTCCTGTTTCGCACCCGCCCGTTGGACGTGGACGAGGGCGCGGCGAAGCTGCTAGAGGACGGCGCTCGCCAGCTTCTGGCGCGCACCCGGGACGCGCTCGCGGCCGTCGGGGACTGGAGCGCACCTGCGCTCGAGGCCGCGATCCGCGAGGTTGCGGAGGAAGCTCAGATCGGCCTTGGCAAGGTCGCGCAGCCGCTGCGCGCCGCCCTGACCGGCCGGACGACCTCACCGGGTATCTTTGACGTATTGGCGCTCCTCGGCCGCGAGGAGAGCCTGGCGCGGCTTTCGGATCAGGTCGATCCGGCGGCGGGACATTGA
- a CDS encoding FAD-dependent oxidoreductase, translated as MFPTLTAAQIAAARRFASGEPQRFEPGAEMFAVGARNAPAWLVLEGSIDVVRRDGLGHESAIVSHHAGQFSGEISQLGGRASLAAGIAGKDGCLAVPFDAAHLRALLIGSADLGELLMRAFILRRVGLINADNVGSILVGRPEDPDLVRLTGFLTRNGYPHSTMDVETDEGRELVERLAVQPSDLPLMICPNGTVLKHPGDAEAALCLGMTPELEPDKIYDVIVTGAGPAGLATAVYGASEGLSVLVLDTRAFGGQAGASARIENYLGFPTGISGQALAGRAFTQATKFGAELAIPLSADHLHCDEETEAGFRLDLNNGTTVRARTVVIASGARYRRPDVPKLEELEGAGISYWASPIEAKLCAGEEVALVGGGNSAGQATVFLAPQVEKLNLIVRRPLEETMSKYLIDRIAALPNVELHVGKEVVALEGDRATGLKAVTFRCRTTGAEHHCALSHLFLFIGADPNTAWLNDCVDLDAKGFVVTGQDGAAPLETSRRGVFAAGDVRCGSTKRVAAAVGEGAAVIAQIHAFLGAETTSA; from the coding sequence ATGTTCCCGACGCTCACGGCGGCCCAGATCGCGGCCGCCCGTCGCTTCGCCAGCGGTGAGCCGCAGCGTTTCGAACCCGGCGCTGAGATGTTCGCGGTCGGCGCCCGCAATGCGCCGGCCTGGCTGGTGCTCGAAGGATCGATCGATGTCGTACGCCGCGACGGGCTCGGCCATGAATCGGCGATCGTCAGCCATCATGCCGGCCAATTTTCGGGCGAGATCAGCCAGCTGGGTGGCCGCGCCTCGCTCGCCGCCGGGATTGCCGGCAAGGACGGCTGCTTGGCCGTGCCCTTCGATGCGGCACATCTGCGCGCGCTGCTGATCGGGTCGGCGGATCTCGGCGAATTGCTGATGCGCGCCTTCATCCTGCGTCGGGTCGGGCTGATCAATGCCGACAATGTCGGGTCGATCCTGGTTGGACGGCCCGAAGATCCGGATCTCGTCCGGCTGACCGGCTTCCTGACGCGCAACGGTTATCCGCATTCGACCATGGATGTGGAAACCGACGAGGGTCGCGAACTGGTCGAGCGCCTCGCGGTCCAGCCGAGCGACCTGCCGCTGATGATCTGCCCCAACGGCACCGTACTCAAGCATCCGGGCGATGCCGAAGCGGCGCTGTGCCTGGGCATGACCCCGGAACTGGAACCCGACAAAATCTACGACGTGATCGTCACCGGTGCTGGCCCCGCCGGCCTCGCGACTGCGGTCTACGGCGCGTCCGAAGGTTTGTCCGTGCTGGTGCTCGATACGCGCGCCTTCGGCGGCCAGGCCGGCGCCTCGGCGCGGATCGAGAATTACCTCGGCTTTCCGACCGGCATTTCTGGCCAGGCGCTGGCCGGCCGCGCCTTTACCCAGGCAACGAAGTTCGGCGCCGAGCTCGCTATTCCCCTCTCCGCAGACCATCTCCATTGCGACGAGGAAACGGAGGCTGGTTTCCGGCTCGATCTCAATAACGGCACGACCGTGCGGGCGCGTACGGTCGTGATAGCCTCCGGCGCGCGCTATCGCCGCCCGGATGTGCCCAAGCTTGAGGAGCTTGAAGGGGCCGGCATCTCCTATTGGGCGTCCCCGATCGAGGCCAAATTATGCGCCGGGGAGGAAGTCGCACTGGTCGGCGGCGGCAATAGCGCCGGTCAGGCCACCGTCTTCCTCGCGCCACAGGTCGAGAAATTGAACCTGATCGTCCGCCGCCCGCTCGAAGAGACGATGTCCAAATATCTGATCGACCGGATCGCGGCTCTGCCTAACGTCGAACTGCACGTCGGCAAGGAAGTCGTGGCGCTGGAAGGTGACCGCGCCACAGGCCTGAAAGCCGTGACCTTCCGCTGCCGCACTACCGGTGCCGAGCATCATTGCGCGCTCAGCCACCTGTTCCTGTTTATCGGCGCCGATCCCAATACCGCCTGGCTCAACGATTGCGTTGACCTCGATGCCAAGGGCTTCGTGGTGACCGGCCAGGACGGCGCGGCACCGCTGGAGACAAGCCGCCGCGGCGTGTTCGCTGCCGGCGACGTCCGTTGCGGCTCAACCAAGCGCGTCGCCGCCGCGGTTGGCGAAGGCGCCGCCGTCATCGCCCAGATTCACGCCTTTTTGGGCGCGGAGACGACGTCCGCCTGA
- a CDS encoding peptidylprolyl isomerase has translation MLQRIAFLLCLLAAPALAQSPPAAPAPAPIAKPATVRVALETAAGTITVEIETERAPITAANFLRYVDQKRYDGTAFYRADPVAPNFGLIQGGTRNDPKRTLKPIPHEPTTKTGLSNTDGAISMARGAPGTATSDFFIIIGDMSGLDAKPDQPGDNLGFAAFGHVVDGMDVVHKILASPTSPTAGEGVMKGQMLEPKITILHARRVI, from the coding sequence ATGCTGCAACGAATCGCCTTTCTCCTTTGCCTGCTGGCAGCCCCTGCCCTTGCGCAGTCACCTCCTGCTGCCCCCGCACCTGCTCCAATAGCCAAGCCCGCTACGGTTCGGGTAGCATTGGAAACGGCTGCCGGTACCATCACCGTGGAGATAGAAACCGAGCGCGCGCCGATCACCGCCGCCAACTTCCTGCGCTATGTCGATCAGAAGCGTTATGACGGGACCGCCTTCTATCGCGCCGATCCGGTCGCGCCGAATTTCGGCTTGATCCAGGGCGGCACGCGCAACGATCCCAAGCGCACGCTCAAGCCGATCCCGCACGAGCCGACGACAAAGACCGGGCTCAGCAATACCGATGGCGCCATCTCGATGGCCCGCGGCGCGCCTGGCACCGCCACCAGTGACTTCTTCATCATCATCGGGGACATGAGCGGGCTAGATGCCAAACCGGATCAGCCTGGCGATAATCTCGGCTTCGCTGCCTTCGGCCATGTTGTCGACGGCATGGATGTGGTGCACAAGATCCTGGCGTCGCCGACCTCGCCGACCGCCGGAGAAGGCGTGATGAAGGGGCAGATGCTGGAGCCGAAGATCACCATTCTCCACGCGCGCCGCGTGATTTAG
- a CDS encoding DUF1810 domain-containing protein, whose amino-acid sequence MADPFHLDRFVRAQAEIYDTALDELRAGRKTSHWIWFIFPQIAGLGRSPTARHYAIGSLEEAQAYLHHPLLGTRLAECLAALQALGRTSADAVFGSLDAMKFRSSLTLFHAADPGNITIRDALDSWFDGQEDEATLELLRGA is encoded by the coding sequence ATGGCTGACCCTTTCCATCTCGATCGCTTCGTCCGGGCCCAGGCGGAAATATACGATACCGCGCTGGACGAACTGAGGGCCGGCCGCAAGACCAGCCACTGGATCTGGTTCATATTCCCGCAGATCGCTGGCCTGGGCCGCAGTCCAACCGCACGCCATTATGCGATCGGTTCGCTGGAGGAGGCGCAAGCCTATCTTCACCATCCCCTACTGGGAACTCGATTGGCAGAATGTTTGGCAGCATTGCAAGCGCTTGGGCGCACCAGCGCAGATGCCGTGTTCGGTTCGCTGGATGCGATGAAGTTTCGTTCTTCACTGACGCTCTTCCACGCGGCAGACCCAGGCAATATTACCATCCGGGACGCCTTAGACAGTTGGTTCGACGGGCAGGAGGATGAGGCGACGCTTGAGCTTCTCCGCGGCGCATGA
- a CDS encoding DNA-3-methyladenine glycosylase translates to MSNPVPSDFWTQPVVPLARALIGASLLVDDVGGMIVETEAYDIDDPASHAFGGPRGRNLVMFGPVAHAYVYKIYGIHWCLNFVGGAHPGSAVLIRAIAPTHGLETMIARRGLPDPRALCSGPGKLAQAMGITKALDGAPLDQPPFQLSLGGLADVVVGPRIGITKAIDQPWRFGLRGSPFVSRAFPKNG, encoded by the coding sequence ATGAGCAACCCCGTTCCCAGCGATTTCTGGACGCAACCCGTCGTACCACTAGCCCGGGCTTTGATCGGCGCGAGCTTGCTGGTCGATGATGTCGGCGGAATGATCGTGGAGACGGAGGCCTACGATATCGACGATCCCGCCAGCCACGCCTTCGGTGGTCCTCGCGGTCGCAATCTGGTGATGTTCGGTCCCGTCGCGCACGCTTACGTTTACAAAATCTATGGCATCCACTGGTGCCTCAACTTTGTCGGCGGCGCGCATCCGGGCAGCGCAGTTCTGATCCGTGCGATCGCGCCGACCCATGGCCTTGAGACGATGATCGCCCGCCGAGGCCTGCCGGATCCGCGCGCTTTGTGCAGCGGCCCCGGCAAGCTCGCCCAGGCGATGGGGATCACCAAGGCATTGGATGGCGCTCCCCTCGACCAGCCACCATTCCAGCTGTCGCTGGGCGGGCTGGCGGATGTGGTCGTCGGGCCGCGCATCGGCATCACCAAGGCGATCGATCAGCCGTGGCGGTTCGGCCTGCGCGGATCACCGTTCGTGAGCCGCGCGTTCCCCAAGAATGGCTGA
- a CDS encoding cysteine desulfurase-like protein, giving the protein MKLRCRVDFPIEAVRGRFPALGVTDDGRPRVYFDAPGGTQICQDAIDGMVAHLRSGTANSGGDFVTSRETDALSEAAHQSMADLLGAEPGEIAFGANMTSLTFAASRALAQGWQADDELVLSRLDHDANVAPWLLIARDKQMKVRWIDFDPETGVLDLEALPGLIGPQTRLVAVGGASNALGTLNDIPRIAQLVKTGSDALLFVDAVQSVPHVPTDVRTLGCDLLVCSPYKFFGPHQGVLWGRADLLASIEAYKVRPADPNPPAHRFETGTASFEAQGGVLGTIEYLDWLGGHFCSANSRPERLRSAMEACVTYERELGDRLLAGFATIPGLKLWGRPTMDGRVPTFAITIDGHHPDDVARALAEQGIFAWSGHFYAVEVIARLGLEESGGLVRIGLCHYSTAAEVDRLIDALRAL; this is encoded by the coding sequence ATGAAGTTGAGGTGTCGAGTGGATTTTCCGATAGAGGCGGTACGCGGTCGATTTCCTGCTCTAGGCGTGACGGACGACGGCCGGCCACGCGTCTATTTCGACGCACCGGGCGGAACGCAGATCTGCCAGGACGCGATCGACGGCATGGTAGCGCATCTGCGGTCCGGCACCGCCAATTCCGGCGGGGACTTCGTGACCTCACGCGAAACCGACGCGCTGAGCGAGGCGGCGCACCAGTCTATGGCCGATCTACTCGGTGCGGAGCCGGGAGAGATCGCGTTCGGAGCAAACATGACCTCGCTTACTTTTGCGGCCTCACGCGCACTGGCTCAGGGATGGCAGGCCGATGACGAGCTGGTCCTGTCACGCCTCGATCATGACGCCAACGTCGCGCCGTGGCTGCTGATCGCGCGAGACAAGCAGATGAAGGTGCGCTGGATCGACTTCGATCCCGAAACCGGCGTGCTCGATCTGGAGGCGCTTCCGGGGCTGATCGGGCCGCAGACGCGGCTGGTCGCAGTTGGCGGTGCGAGCAATGCGCTCGGCACGCTCAACGACATCCCGCGGATCGCGCAGCTGGTGAAGACCGGTTCCGACGCCTTGTTGTTCGTCGATGCGGTCCAGTCGGTGCCGCATGTGCCGACCGACGTGCGCACGCTCGGCTGCGATCTGCTGGTCTGCTCGCCTTATAAATTCTTCGGGCCGCATCAGGGCGTATTATGGGGCCGAGCCGATCTGCTCGCGTCGATCGAGGCTTACAAGGTGCGCCCCGCCGACCCCAACCCGCCTGCGCACCGCTTCGAAACCGGTACGGCTTCGTTCGAGGCGCAGGGTGGTGTGCTGGGTACGATCGAATATCTCGATTGGCTGGGAGGCCATTTCTGCTCTGCCAATAGCCGGCCCGAAAGATTGCGCTCTGCCATGGAGGCATGCGTCACCTATGAGCGCGAACTCGGCGACCGCCTGCTCGCCGGCTTCGCCACAATTCCGGGGCTTAAATTATGGGGCCGGCCGACGATGGACGGCCGCGTGCCGACGTTCGCCATCACGATCGATGGCCACCATCCCGACGATGTTGCGCGTGCGCTGGCCGAGCAGGGGATCTTCGCCTGGTCGGGCCATTTCTATGCGGTCGAGGTTATTGCCCGATTAGGATTGGAGGAATCCGGCGGGCTCGTCCGCATCGGCCTGTGCCATTACAGCACCGCCGCAGAGGTCGATCGCCTGATCGACGCGTTACGCGCGCTTTAG
- a CDS encoding M20/M25/M40 family metallo-hydrolase: MKKLPILLPAFLLVAAAPPSPDPRALHATVAKLVSFGTRHTLSSTSDPTRGIGAARRWVASEFTILSGKCGDCLAVETIGDNFTGPRAPGGVRVEDVIAIQRGTTDPDRVVIVQGHIDSRVNDVMDSTADAPGADDDASGVALVMEAARLLSGEKFPATIVYAALSGEEQGLWGGKLLATTAKARGWKVAAVLNNDIVGNTHGIGGEHITDRVRVFSEGIRAAADPSDVTQQRGIGGEDDSPSRALAKAALRTAQAHRDIGLKVVAVRRPDRFQRGGDHIPFLELGFPAVRFTEATEDYDRQHQLVRTENGRRYGDTIDWVDFPYLARVTALNVTLLRELASAPAAPGRVVISGAVSDDTHVAWDAVPGAAAYRIRWRSADGNAWTDSRDLPAGATSVDLPHVNIDDHFFGVSALSNGGAESLVTFGGVPPAPPVGSKR; encoded by the coding sequence ATGAAAAAGCTCCCGATCCTGCTGCCCGCTTTTCTCCTCGTTGCAGCCGCTCCGCCCTCGCCAGACCCCCGCGCCCTCCACGCCACGGTCGCCAAGCTGGTGAGTTTCGGCACGCGCCACACATTGTCCAGCACCTCAGATCCAACGCGTGGCATCGGAGCGGCGCGCCGATGGGTGGCGAGCGAGTTCACGATCCTTAGCGGCAAATGTGGCGACTGCCTCGCCGTCGAGACGATAGGCGACAACTTCACGGGCCCTCGCGCTCCTGGCGGCGTGCGCGTTGAGGACGTGATCGCAATCCAGCGGGGTACCACCGACCCGGATCGCGTCGTAATCGTGCAGGGCCATATCGACAGCCGGGTCAATGACGTCATGGACTCAACCGCCGATGCGCCCGGAGCCGATGACGATGCTTCGGGCGTGGCCTTAGTGATGGAGGCGGCGCGCTTGCTGTCGGGCGAGAAATTTCCCGCGACCATCGTCTATGCGGCTTTGTCGGGCGAAGAGCAGGGGTTGTGGGGCGGCAAGCTGCTGGCGACCACCGCCAAGGCTCGGGGGTGGAAGGTCGCCGCCGTGCTCAACAACGATATCGTCGGCAATACCCACGGTATTGGCGGCGAGCACATTACCGATCGCGTACGCGTGTTCAGCGAAGGCATCCGCGCAGCTGCCGATCCCTCCGACGTCACCCAGCAGCGCGGCATCGGTGGCGAGGATGACAGCCCATCCCGCGCACTGGCGAAGGCAGCCCTTCGCACAGCGCAGGCGCATCGCGACATCGGTCTGAAGGTAGTGGCGGTGCGCCGCCCAGATCGCTTTCAGCGGGGTGGCGACCATATCCCGTTCCTCGAGCTCGGCTTCCCTGCGGTGCGCTTCACCGAAGCGACCGAGGATTATGACCGCCAGCATCAATTGGTGCGGACGGAGAATGGCCGCCGTTATGGCGACACGATCGACTGGGTAGATTTCCCCTATCTCGCCCGGGTCACCGCGCTGAATGTCACGCTGTTGCGGGAGCTTGCATCAGCCCCCGCGGCTCCTGGCCGCGTTGTTATTTCCGGTGCCGTGAGCGACGACACCCACGTCGCCTGGGACGCGGTACCTGGCGCGGCGGCCTACCGCATCCGCTGGCGCAGCGCCGACGGCAACGCATGGACCGACAGTCGCGATCTTCCGGCCGGGGCCACCTCGGTCGATTTACCGCACGTCAATATCGACGACCATTTCTTCGGCGTGTCGGCCCTATCGAACGGCGGCGCGGAAAGCCTGGTAACGTTCGGCGGCGTGCCCCCCGCCCCGCCCGTCGGCAGCAAACGCTAA
- a CDS encoding SRPBCC family protein — protein MSAPDTVDVPATAARDGDVRTSEAARDEKSVIASVVTIAKPAQELYDFWRDFSNLTQVMENIERIDVADRNRSTWVVKAPGGRTVEWESIVTEDQPGKLIAWESVEGAEVRNSGKIEFHEVADRGTVVRAVIAYDPPGGAIAQFFAKLFQREPALQSRRDLRRFKQFMETGEISTSARTRAEATDLPTAA, from the coding sequence ATGAGCGCCCCCGATACAGTAGACGTGCCGGCCACAGCCGCGCGCGATGGCGACGTGCGCACAAGTGAGGCCGCCCGCGATGAAAAGAGCGTGATCGCCTCGGTCGTGACGATCGCTAAGCCTGCGCAAGAACTTTACGATTTTTGGCGCGACTTCTCCAATCTGACCCAAGTGATGGAGAATATCGAGCGGATCGACGTCGCCGACCGCAATCGTTCAACCTGGGTGGTTAAGGCACCGGGCGGCCGCACGGTCGAATGGGAATCAATCGTGACCGAGGATCAGCCCGGCAAACTTATCGCATGGGAATCGGTCGAAGGGGCGGAAGTCCGCAACTCCGGCAAGATCGAATTTCACGAGGTTGCGGACCGTGGCACGGTAGTGCGCGCGGTGATTGCCTATGACCCGCCGGGTGGTGCGATCGCGCAATTCTTCGCGAAATTGTTCCAGCGCGAGCCCGCGCTGCAATCGCGCCGCGACCTGCGACGCTTCAAGCAGTTCATGGAGACCGGCGAGATCAGCACGTCCGCGCGAACCCGCGCCGAGGCGACCGATCTGCCGACCGCCGCTTAA
- a CDS encoding zinc-dependent alcohol dehydrogenase, with amino-acid sequence MRALTWHGKHDVRMETVDDPEIINPRDAIIKITSTAICGSDLHLYDHYIPTMQTGDILGHEFMGEVVEVGARSTLKKGQRVVVPFTISCGACYFCQKHQYSCCDNSNPADNQDISELAYGNRMAGLFGYSHMTGGYSGGQAEYVRVPYSDVGPIVIPDGVDDDKVLFLSDILPTGWMAAENADIEPGDTVAVWGCGPVGLFAIQSAFLMGARRVIAIDHFPRRLELAAKFGAETINFNDTKVYDALMEMTGGIGPDAVIDSVGLEAHGLFVDNVIDQLKVSTFLGTDRIHALRQVILACRKGGRVSVPAVYGGFVDKFPMGAFMEKGLTMKTGQTHVQHYLPGLLNAIMEDKVDTTFLISHRLPLENAPDGYKLFHDYQNETTKIVLKPGLEKTKVEMPASGE; translated from the coding sequence ATGCGCGCTCTGACCTGGCACGGCAAGCACGACGTCCGCATGGAAACGGTCGATGATCCCGAGATCATCAACCCGCGCGACGCCATCATCAAGATCACCTCGACCGCGATCTGCGGATCGGATCTTCACCTGTACGACCACTATATCCCAACGATGCAGACGGGCGACATCCTCGGCCATGAGTTCATGGGCGAGGTGGTCGAGGTCGGCGCTCGCTCGACGTTGAAGAAAGGCCAACGCGTGGTGGTGCCGTTCACCATCTCCTGCGGCGCCTGCTATTTCTGTCAGAAGCATCAATATAGCTGCTGCGACAATTCCAACCCCGCAGATAATCAGGATATTTCGGAATTGGCCTACGGCAACCGCATGGCGGGCCTGTTTGGCTACAGCCACATGACCGGCGGCTATTCGGGCGGTCAGGCCGAATATGTACGCGTGCCCTATTCGGACGTCGGCCCGATCGTGATTCCCGACGGTGTGGACGACGACAAGGTGCTGTTCCTCTCCGACATTCTGCCGACCGGCTGGATGGCGGCTGAGAACGCTGACATTGAGCCTGGCGACACCGTGGCGGTTTGGGGTTGCGGACCTGTCGGACTGTTCGCGATCCAGTCGGCTTTCCTGATGGGCGCGCGGCGCGTGATCGCGATCGATCATTTCCCACGCCGGTTGGAGCTGGCGGCGAAGTTCGGTGCCGAGACAATCAATTTCAACGACACCAAGGTCTATGACGCGCTGATGGAAATGACCGGCGGGATCGGCCCCGACGCGGTCATCGACAGCGTTGGCCTGGAGGCGCACGGCCTGTTCGTCGACAACGTGATCGATCAGCTCAAGGTCTCGACGTTCCTCGGCACGGATCGCATCCATGCGCTTCGGCAGGTGATTCTCGCCTGCCGCAAGGGCGGGCGCGTGTCGGTTCCGGCCGTCTATGGCGGTTTTGTCGACAAATTCCCGATGGGCGCTTTCATGGAGAAGGGCCTGACCATGAAGACGGGCCAGACGCACGTGCAGCATTATCTGCCCGGCCTGCTCAACGCGATCATGGAAGACAAGGTAGATACCACCTTCCTGATCTCGCACCGCTTGCCGCTGGAGAATGCGCCGGACGGCTACAAGCTGTTCCACGACTATCAGAACGAGACGACCAAGATCGTTCTCAAGCCGGGACTTGAGAAGACCAAGGTCGAAATGCCTGCTTCGGGAGAATGA